The stretch of DNA GGAATAATCCCTTTTGCCGCCTCAATGACCTCATACCCATCATGGCAAAAAATGACTTTAAAATTTCCCAAATCCTCAAGTGCTACCTGAGCAATCTCACGAATATCGGCCTCATCCTCCGCATACAGAATGCTTGACAATTCTTTATTAGGCATAATGGCCTCCCTCCTGTTCATTAAACAAATGCCTGATCTTGTTTAAAAGATCATCATTAGTCGTTTTTGCTTTAACCAAAGCATCGACAACATACTTGGAATACTCTTGATCCAGTTCGGTATTTGAATAAACAATCACCGGGAATTTCTTCTCAGCCAATACAGGCAGAAGCTGAGTACCACTGCCATCCGGTAAAAGCAAATCAAGAATAATCAAATCAAACTGCTGCTTTTCCAAGACTTCTTTCGCTTCATGCAATGTGGAGACAGAGGTTAAGTTTGCTTCTGTTTCTAACACAGTGCGAACTACCTTCTGCATGTCGATATCATCCTCGACATGTAAAATAAGCGGGACTCTGTCTTTATTTTTTTCTTTAATTTTCCCGATAGATAATAATAGCTTGTCAAAATTGATAGGTTTGTCTAACCAGTCAATGACTAATATGGCATCACCGTTAATTATTGAATGTCCTGTTTCAGCGATAACCGAAAGTACAATTACTGGCAGTTCTCTTGTTTTTTCAGAGTTTCGTAATTCTCTGATAAAGCTGATGCCATCCTGATCAGGTAAAATGAGATCCAGTAGAATGGCTTTGTATTTTGTGGTGTTCAAACATTTTTTTGCTTCAGCAACCGAATCCACAATATCCACAGCAAATCCGGCACTTTCCATTAATAATCCCAGAAATTTGGACTGATCCGGATCGTCTTCACATATTAAAAATCTATCCCGATTTGGATTAATAATCTGCGGAGTCGTTTGTTCCTGTGTTTCAGCACTGGTATTCAAATCAAAATAAAATTGGCTGCCTACCCCCGGCTGACTTGTGAAATTAATGTGTCCACCCATTTTGTCAATAATTGCTTTACTTATACTTAGCCCTAATCCGGTTCCACCTTTCCCTCGGGTTGAGGAGGAATCGGCCTGACTGAATTGCTGGAAAATACGCGGTTGAAATTCCGGTGGAATCCCTGAGCCGCAATCCGTAATAATCACCCGCACTTGATTTCCCTGCAGTTTCATGGAAATGGTTACCTCACTTCCTGATGGTGAAAACTTAATGGCGTTGGATAATAAATTGGCAATAACCTGCATCAAACGATCCGGGTCGACCTGTACGACAATATCTGGAAGTGATTTTTCAAAGCGAACTGACACATTGTATTTTTCACCGTACATTTTTATCGCTTGAATTGAATCCATGATTAGATTGGATAGATTTATTTTTGTTATTTTAAAATCCATTTTGCCGGCCTGGATTTTTTCCATATCCAGAATATCATTGATTAATAATAACAAACGCTCACAGTTCTTATTGGCGATATCGAGCAGACGTTGCGCTTTTTCCGAAAAACTGCCCACAGCTCCTCCTAAAAGCAGACCGAGGGCGCCCCGGATAGATGTGAGAGGGGTTCGCAATTCATGACTGACCACTGAAACAAATTCTCTTTTCATCTTTTCTGTTTCTTTTAAATCAGTAATATCATGGATGGCAATCACTGCGCCCATTGTGGAATCGTCGGTGCTCTTTATCGCCTGACCATCTACAATAACATTTCGACGCTCACCATTATTAAACTGGATTAATAACTCCATACCATGAATCTTTTCTCCGCGCAGAGCACGAATCAAGGGCGACTGATTGTCATTGATTCTTTGATTATCTAATGATTCAAAATGTAAATAATCAGACAGTTTTAAGCCGGCAACTTGTGAGCTGTGCTGATAGTTTTTTTTCAGTGCTTTATTGTAAACAGTAATTATTCCGCTCGTATTACAGGCAATGATTCCGTCATCAAGATTATTCAAAATAGCGTCAACAAACTCCCGCTCATTCTGTACAACTTTAAGCATCTGCTTGTAATAAGTAGAAACCATCAAGGCAAGACTTATGATAAGACCGGTAATGCCTGCTACAAAAAAAGCAAGTAAATCCTGATTAACCGTTTCGATATGCGGACCATGTGCTGCCAATGGCGTAAACACGGCCGCCGCCATGCCTGTATAATGCATGCCGCAAATAGCGATTCCCATCACTAACGCACTGAGCATTTTAGTATAAAACTGCTTTCTCGATGATCCTCGATTGCTTTCCAGGGCCAGCCATAGTGCTGCTTCTGAGGCCAAAATAGCAATCAAAATGGAGAGGAAAAACGTGGTGATTATATAGTGGATCTGGACATGTACCCGCATGCCTTCCATGCCCGCATAATGCATGCTTGCAATCCCCAGACCTATTACAATCCCACCGGCGATTAGATTTGAAACAGAATGATTATCTGATCTTAATATAAACAAGGCGAAGAAGGAGACAGCGATGGCCAGGAGAAGAGAGAAAACAGTCCAGAAGACATCATATCCCATAGCCATCGGCATAATAAAAGAAAGCATACCGATGAAATGCATGGACCATATACCAGCTCCCATTGCAAAAGCGCCGCCCAGAAGCCAGTATATTTTATCCCGTGAATTTTTTTCTGCTCTTAATCTCCCTGCGAAATCGAGGGCGACATATGAAGCCAGAACCGCAATAATATAAGAAAGTACAACTAGTTTAGGATCATAGCTGCCATAAATAGTATCCGCAGGTAAAGGGCCTTCCTGGAACCAATTTAAATCCCTTATCATGATGCTTTACCTGCTTGCGGATCTTCCTAATTACAGTATATACCCAAGCAACTTCAAAATGCTATTTCTGGTCTATTGCCCGGGTATAGTTAAAAAAGATCCTCTTGAGTTAACCCTACTTTTTCCAACAAGCCTCTCAAGGTTTTCAATGCCTCCACCTGGATTTGGCGAACCCGTTCACGAGTCAAGTCGATCTCCTTACCCACATCTTCCAGCGTGGCTTTTTCAAAGCCGCGCAGACCAAAACGCCGTGCAATGACCTGCTGCTGATTATCTGTTAGCTTATCCAGTAACGATTCAATGTGGGCTCGCAGATTTTCATCAGTGAGCAATTCAGCCGGATTCACACTATTCTCATCAGCAATCGTATCAAGCAAGGATTTGTTATCGTCATAGCCGATAGGCGTATCCACTGAGGCAACCTTGTCATTTAACCCCAATAATTTTTCAACATCTTCAAGAGGTTTATCCACCATCTCGGCAATTTCTTCCGCAGACGGCTCATGATCGAGTTTTTGCGTCAGTTGTCTGGCTGCGCGTAAGTAAACGTTTAGTTCTTTAACCACATGAATGGGCAAGCGAATCGTTCGAGTCTGGTTCATTATAGCTCGTTCGATCGTTTGTCTAATCCACCACGTCGCATAGGTTGAAAATCGAAATCCTCTGTCCGGATCAAATTTTTCAACCGACTTCATTAACCCCAGATTCCCCTCTTCAATCAAATCCAGTAATGGCAGTCCCCGATTAAGATATCGTCTGGAAATTTTAACCACCAGACGAAGATTGGATTCGATCATTTTTTTACGCGCTGCAACATCCCCCTTCAACGCCAGACGAGCATAATGAACCTCTTCCTCGGCGGAAAGTAATGGCGAGAAACCTATTTCACTTAAATAGAGTTGAGTAGCATCCATTGCCTTGGAGGTTTGTCTGCCTCGCTGGTAGGTAGGGAAAATTTCTTCATCAGTAAAATCAGGCTCGCTATCCTCACTGGCCAATGTTTCCTCTTCCAAAAGCAATGAATCTTCCTCGACAGGATCTTCCCATTCAGTCTCTGCGATCTCTGGTTCTTTTATTGATTCATCTTCGGCTTGCATGATTGTCACCTTTTGTGTTTATATCAGCCTGAAAAAACACAGTCTCATTTGAAATTAGCCACTGAATTATATAAATTAGGTCAGTATTATCTTTTTTGCAAATACAGCATTGGATTCACAGGTTGACCTGATTTTCTAATTTCAAAATGAACGCCCCAAAACTGCCTGTCTATAATTCCCATTTCGGCAATAATCTGTCCCGCTTTAACTTTTTGACCCTCTTCTACTTTATTCTTCAAATTATTGGCATAGGCAGTTAAAAACTGACCATTGTGCTTTATGATAATTAAATTACCATAACCAGAGAGGCCATTCCCGGAATAAGCAACGACTCCATCTGCCGCAGCATACACTGCTGCCCCTTTACTACCAGCAATATCTATGCCTTTTTTTCCTTGCGAAGGATTAAATGTTGTAACCACACGACCTGGCGCAGGCCATTTCCATTGGCCGCCGATGTACTGGGTGGGAGCAGGTTGAGGAACAACGGCAGAAATTGGTTTCTTTTGGATATATTGTGGCGTTTTTGCCGTTTTAAAGGGTTTTTCATAGTGTGGTGTGACAGTTTTGACCTGTCGGGCCGTCTTGATTTGTGCGCCAGGGCTTAAACGGATGGTTTGGCCTACGTGAACAGAATATGGAATACGTAAATGATTATAAGCTGCCAGCTGACGCACATCCCTGTCGTAACGGAAAGCAATTGCATATAAAGTATCACCCGGCTGAACGACATGGACTGTCTTGTGACTAAGATTCCATCGCGAGCGGATGTCTTCAACAGGTACCGGCCGCGGGTTTACCGCACAACCGGATAAAAAGGAAATTAAAAGCAGGAGAAATAAAGCAGGCATAGTCAGTCTCATGCAACCAATTTCATTATTAGAAGGATCAATACTAACAGGACCAGTACACTCCAGCCAATTATATCGACATATTGGCGCAAATTTTTATGAAGCTTATGACCATAAAAATACATAATGCCTGAGACGAG from Legionella quinlivanii encodes:
- a CDS encoding peptidoglycan DD-metalloendopeptidase family protein, translated to MPALFLLLLISFLSGCAVNPRPVPVEDIRSRWNLSHKTVHVVQPGDTLYAIAFRYDRDVRQLAAYNHLRIPYSVHVGQTIRLSPGAQIKTARQVKTVTPHYEKPFKTAKTPQYIQKKPISAVVPQPAPTQYIGGQWKWPAPGRVVTTFNPSQGKKGIDIAGSKGAAVYAAADGVVAYSGNGLSGYGNLIIIKHNGQFLTAYANNLKNKVEEGQKVKAGQIIAEMGIIDRQFWGVHFEIRKSGQPVNPMLYLQKR
- a CDS encoding MHYT domain-containing protein, whose protein sequence is MIRDLNWFQEGPLPADTIYGSYDPKLVVLSYIIAVLASYVALDFAGRLRAEKNSRDKIYWLLGGAFAMGAGIWSMHFIGMLSFIMPMAMGYDVFWTVFSLLLAIAVSFFALFILRSDNHSVSNLIAGGIVIGLGIASMHYAGMEGMRVHVQIHYIITTFFLSILIAILASEAALWLALESNRGSSRKQFYTKMLSALVMGIAICGMHYTGMAAAVFTPLAAHGPHIETVNQDLLAFFVAGITGLIISLALMVSTYYKQMLKVVQNEREFVDAILNNLDDGIIACNTSGIITVYNKALKKNYQHSSQVAGLKLSDYLHFESLDNQRINDNQSPLIRALRGEKIHGMELLIQFNNGERRNVIVDGQAIKSTDDSTMGAVIAIHDITDLKETEKMKREFVSVVSHELRTPLTSIRGALGLLLGGAVGSFSEKAQRLLDIANKNCERLLLLINDILDMEKIQAGKMDFKITKINLSNLIMDSIQAIKMYGEKYNVSVRFEKSLPDIVVQVDPDRLMQVIANLLSNAIKFSPSGSEVTISMKLQGNQVRVIITDCGSGIPPEFQPRIFQQFSQADSSSTRGKGGTGLGLSISKAIIDKMGGHINFTSQPGVGSQFYFDLNTSAETQEQTTPQIINPNRDRFLICEDDPDQSKFLGLLMESAGFAVDIVDSVAEAKKCLNTTKYKAILLDLILPDQDGISFIRELRNSEKTRELPVIVLSVIAETGHSIINGDAILVIDWLDKPINFDKLLLSIGKIKEKNKDRVPLILHVEDDIDMQKVVRTVLETEANLTSVSTLHEAKEVLEKQQFDLIILDLLLPDGSGTQLLPVLAEKKFPVIVYSNTELDQEYSKYVVDALVKAKTTNDDLLNKIRHLFNEQEGGHYA
- the rpoS gene encoding RNA polymerase sigma factor RpoS; the protein is MQAEDESIKEPEIAETEWEDPVEEDSLLLEEETLASEDSEPDFTDEEIFPTYQRGRQTSKAMDATQLYLSEIGFSPLLSAEEEVHYARLALKGDVAARKKMIESNLRLVVKISRRYLNRGLPLLDLIEEGNLGLMKSVEKFDPDRGFRFSTYATWWIRQTIERAIMNQTRTIRLPIHVVKELNVYLRAARQLTQKLDHEPSAEEIAEMVDKPLEDVEKLLGLNDKVASVDTPIGYDDNKSLLDTIADENSVNPAELLTDENLRAHIESLLDKLTDNQQQVIARRFGLRGFEKATLEDVGKEIDLTRERVRQIQVEALKTLRGLLEKVGLTQEDLF